One genomic window of Quercus lobata isolate SW786 chromosome 9, ValleyOak3.0 Primary Assembly, whole genome shotgun sequence includes the following:
- the LOC115960593 gene encoding probably inactive leucine-rich repeat receptor-like protein kinase At5g48380: MKMVLNGRPLTVLVVVSLWLLLSCGLSFGVQSDIDCLKGIKAELEDPYGYLNTSWNFNNNTEGFICKFTGIECWHPDENKVLNIRLSDMGLSGQFPGAIKNCTSLTGLDLSSNKLFGNIPQNISNLGGFLTSLDLSSNNFSGEIPEDLSNCTYLNVLKLDHNRLTGQIPAELSLLARLKQFSVANNLLTGPVPYFGPNSSITADSYANNPGLCGFPLDPCQSA, from the coding sequence ATGAAAATGGTTCTGAATGGCCGGCCTCTTACTGTTCTTGTAGTTGTTTCTCTCTGGTTGTTGCTTAGTTGTGGTTTGAGCTTTGGTGTTCAAAGTGATATAGATTGCTTGAAAGGTATTAAGGCTGAACTTGAAGATCCTTATGGTTATTTGAACACTTCATGGAATTTTAACAACAATACTGAAGGCTTCATCTGTAAATTTACTGGGATTGAGTGTTGGCACCCTgatgagaacaaggttttgaaTATCCGGCTTTCGGATATGGGACTTAGTGGCCAATTTCCTGGTGCCATTAAGAACTGCACAAGCTTAACAGGCTTGGATCTTTCCAGCAACAAACTTTTTGGAAATATTCCGCAAAATATCTCCAACCTAGGTGGATTTCTGACATCTCTTGATCTCTCATCTAACAATTTCTCAGGAGAAATCCCTGAGGACCTGTCCAATTGTACTTACTTGAATGTTCTAAAACTCGACCATAACAGGTTGACAGGTCAGATTCCTGCAGAATTGAGTCTGCTTGCTCGGCTTAAACAATTTAGTGTGGCAAACAATCTTTTGACAGGACCAGTCCCCTACTTTGGTCCAAATTCTTCAATTACAGCAGATAGTTATGCCAATAATCCCGGACTATGTGGGTTTCCTTTGGATCCTTGCCAGTCAGCTTAG